A single Klebsiella variicola DNA region contains:
- a CDS encoding response regulator translates to MHHDLVDVLIIEDESELARLHAELVQKHPRLRLAGMAASLAQARQLLHASPPQLVLLDNYLPDGKGVTLMTDPVLATTHCSVIFITAASDMETCSLAIRNGAFDYILKPVSWKRLSQSLERFIQFYDQQREWKIVDQQNVDSLYQLQAKNFRVDSGSKGIEEKTLALVQGLFSGREAHCFSVDEVVSAAGLSKTTARRYLEHGVETGFLEVEMLYGKIGHPRRLYRRAQPKN, encoded by the coding sequence ATGCATCATGACCTGGTCGATGTGCTGATCATTGAAGATGAGAGCGAGCTGGCGCGCCTGCACGCCGAGCTTGTGCAAAAACACCCGCGACTGCGGCTGGCAGGCATGGCGGCCTCCCTCGCTCAGGCGCGGCAGTTGCTCCACGCCAGTCCGCCGCAGCTGGTGCTGCTGGATAACTATTTACCGGACGGCAAAGGCGTCACGCTGATGACCGACCCGGTGCTGGCAACCACCCATTGCTCAGTGATCTTTATCACCGCCGCCAGCGATATGGAAACCTGCAGCCTGGCCATCCGCAACGGCGCCTTCGACTATATCCTTAAGCCCGTCTCCTGGAAGCGGCTGAGCCAGTCGCTTGAGCGCTTTATCCAGTTTTACGATCAGCAGCGGGAATGGAAAATCGTCGATCAGCAGAACGTCGATTCTCTCTACCAACTGCAGGCGAAGAACTTCCGCGTGGATAGCGGCAGTAAGGGCATTGAAGAGAAGACGCTGGCGCTGGTGCAGGGATTGTTTAGCGGCCGGGAAGCACACTGTTTTTCCGTCGATGAGGTGGTCAGCGCCGCCGGGCTCAGCAAAACCACCGCCCGGCGCTATCTGGAACACGGTGTCGAGACCGGCTTTCTGGAAGTGGAGATGCTGTATGGAAAAATCGGCCATCCGCGGCGGCTGTACCGACGCGCACAGCCTAAAAACTAA
- a CDS encoding 2-hydroxycarboxylate transporter family protein, producing the protein MSTTDNAFSATLEPINTPKTTLKQRWWHIMDNWKVGIVPLPLFLLAGGLIALDCLGGKLPSDIVVMVATLAFFGFACGEFGKRLPVLGKLGAAAICATFIPSALVHYGLLPDVVVESTTKFYKSTNILYLYICCIIVGSIMSMNRTTLIQGFLKIFFPMLCGEVVGMLVGIGVGTLLGMEPFQVFFFIVLPIMAGGVGEGAIPLSMGYAALMHMEQGVALGRILPMVMLGSLTAIVISGCLNQLGKRSPHLTGEGQLMPNRSNETRSLGESEGVSGKTDVGTLASGALLAVLLYMMGMLGHKLIGLPAPVGMLFLAVLLKLANVVSPRLQEGSQMVYKFFRTAVTYPILFAVGVAITPWQELVNAFTLTNLLVIVSTVSALVATGFFVGKKIGMHPIDVAIVSCCQSGQGGTGDVAILTAGNRMSLMPFAQIATRIGGAINVSLGLLFLSHYLA; encoded by the coding sequence ATGAGCACCACAGACAATGCATTCTCTGCAACCCTTGAACCGATCAATACGCCGAAAACCACGCTGAAGCAGCGCTGGTGGCACATCATGGATAACTGGAAGGTAGGGATCGTCCCGCTGCCGCTGTTTTTACTGGCCGGGGGGCTGATTGCCCTCGACTGCCTTGGCGGTAAACTGCCGAGCGATATCGTGGTGATGGTGGCCACCCTGGCTTTCTTTGGCTTCGCCTGCGGCGAGTTTGGTAAGCGCCTGCCGGTGCTGGGAAAACTCGGCGCGGCGGCGATCTGCGCCACTTTTATTCCTTCCGCGCTGGTCCACTACGGTCTGCTGCCGGATGTGGTCGTGGAATCCACCACCAAATTCTATAAATCCACCAATATCCTCTATCTCTACATCTGCTGCATCATCGTCGGCAGCATCATGAGTATGAACCGCACCACGCTGATTCAGGGCTTTCTGAAGATCTTCTTCCCGATGCTGTGTGGCGAAGTGGTCGGCATGCTGGTGGGCATCGGCGTCGGCACGCTGCTGGGCATGGAGCCGTTCCAGGTGTTCTTCTTTATCGTGCTGCCGATCATGGCCGGTGGCGTGGGGGAAGGGGCGATCCCGCTGTCAATGGGTTACGCCGCGCTGATGCATATGGAGCAGGGCGTGGCGCTGGGCCGGATATTGCCGATGGTGATGCTCGGCAGTCTGACGGCGATCGTTATCTCCGGCTGCCTCAACCAGCTCGGCAAGCGTTCTCCGCATCTCACCGGTGAAGGGCAACTGATGCCGAACCGCAGCAATGAAACCCGTAGCCTCGGCGAGAGCGAAGGTGTGAGCGGCAAAACCGACGTCGGGACCCTGGCCTCCGGCGCGCTGCTGGCGGTGCTGCTGTATATGATGGGGATGCTTGGCCACAAACTGATTGGCCTGCCGGCGCCGGTGGGCATGCTGTTCCTCGCGGTGCTGTTAAAGCTGGCTAACGTGGTTTCTCCACGCCTGCAGGAGGGATCGCAGATGGTGTATAAATTCTTCCGCACCGCGGTGACTTACCCGATCCTCTTTGCCGTCGGCGTGGCGATCACCCCGTGGCAGGAACTGGTAAACGCCTTCACGCTGACCAACCTGCTGGTGATTGTCAGTACCGTCTCGGCGCTGGTGGCGACCGGGTTCTTTGTGGGTAAAAAAATAGGGATGCACCCGATCGATGTGGCGATTGTCTCCTGTTGCCAGAGCGGGCAGGGCGGCACCGGCGATGTGGCGATCCTGACCGCCGGTAACCGCATGAGCCTGATGCCGTTCGCGCAGATCGCTACCCGCATCGGCGGGGCGATAAATGTCTCGCTGGGACTGCTGTTCCTCAGCCACTATCTGGCGTGA
- a CDS encoding ATP-binding protein, producing the protein MKLSFQYKLFISLVAFFSVLFIALGIYYYFDASRQLYQEMSGRAKIQAEEIALMPNLRQQVSQHDPQAIRAFMQQIAAHSDASFIVIGDRQGVHLFHSVHPEWVGTRLVGGDNQAVLEGHSITTIRKGGLGVSLRSKTPIVDDEGQVIGIVSVGYLTSYLDSITLTKVINIFIAAILLLIALFIFSWYFTRSIKKQIFSLEPREIGLLVRQQKAMMESIFEGVIVIDHQRRIEVINHAARSLLGLSQPARQLRGQSIDSVISPQPFFASGDMLERDTHDELCRFNQLTVLASRVRIMLENTLQGWVITFRDRNEINALTAQLSQVKRYVDNLRIMRHEQLNRMTTLSGLLHMGHYDEAIRYIQAQSEHAQELLDFISSHFHSPTLCGLLLGKATRAREKGVVLSFDPACRIDRPLPSLKESELISIIGNLLDNAIEATQRAELPHEPVEVLIQLNARELIIEVADRGVGIRPDIRDRIFERGVTTKTRGDHGIGLYLIEHYVTQAGGTIEVADNAPRGTIFTLFIPADAPACPQTEAHNAS; encoded by the coding sequence ATGAAGCTCTCTTTTCAATATAAGCTGTTTATTTCGCTGGTCGCCTTTTTCTCGGTCCTCTTTATAGCGCTGGGCATTTATTATTATTTTGACGCCAGCCGCCAGCTGTATCAGGAGATGAGTGGCCGGGCCAAAATTCAGGCTGAAGAGATAGCCCTGATGCCAAATTTGCGTCAGCAGGTCAGCCAGCACGATCCGCAGGCGATCCGGGCGTTTATGCAGCAAATCGCCGCCCATAGCGACGCCAGTTTTATCGTCATCGGCGATCGGCAGGGCGTGCATCTGTTTCACTCCGTCCATCCGGAGTGGGTTGGCACGCGGCTGGTCGGCGGCGACAATCAGGCGGTGCTGGAGGGGCACTCCATCACCACCATTCGCAAAGGCGGCCTCGGCGTCTCACTGCGCAGCAAAACGCCCATCGTCGATGACGAGGGGCAGGTGATCGGCATTGTCTCCGTTGGCTACCTCACCAGCTATCTCGACAGCATCACGCTGACCAAAGTGATCAATATTTTTATCGCCGCCATCCTGCTGCTCATCGCCCTGTTTATCTTCTCCTGGTACTTTACCCGCAGCATCAAGAAGCAGATTTTTTCGCTCGAGCCGCGGGAGATCGGCCTGCTGGTACGTCAGCAAAAGGCAATGATGGAGTCGATCTTTGAAGGGGTGATCGTCATCGATCACCAGCGGCGCATTGAGGTGATTAATCATGCCGCCCGCAGCCTGCTGGGGCTCAGCCAGCCTGCCCGTCAGCTGCGCGGCCAGTCAATCGACAGCGTCATTTCGCCGCAGCCGTTTTTCGCCAGCGGCGACATGCTCGAGCGTGACACTCATGACGAGCTGTGCCGCTTCAACCAGCTGACCGTGCTCGCCAGCCGGGTGCGCATTATGCTGGAGAATACGCTGCAGGGCTGGGTGATCACCTTCCGCGACCGCAACGAAATCAATGCCCTCACCGCCCAGCTCAGCCAGGTGAAGCGCTATGTCGACAACCTGCGCATCATGCGCCACGAACAGCTCAACCGGATGACCACCCTCTCCGGTCTGCTGCATATGGGTCACTATGACGAAGCGATCCGCTATATTCAGGCCCAGTCGGAGCATGCCCAGGAGCTGCTGGACTTCATCTCCTCGCACTTCCACTCGCCGACGCTGTGCGGCCTGCTGTTGGGCAAAGCGACCCGCGCCCGCGAAAAAGGCGTGGTCCTGAGCTTCGACCCGGCCTGTCGTATCGATCGTCCGCTGCCGTCGCTAAAGGAATCCGAACTGATCTCCATCATCGGCAACCTGCTGGATAACGCCATCGAAGCCACGCAGCGCGCCGAGCTGCCGCACGAGCCGGTGGAAGTGCTGATTCAGCTCAACGCCCGGGAACTGATCATCGAAGTGGCTGACCGCGGCGTCGGCATTCGTCCCGATATTCGCGACCGCATTTTTGAACGCGGCGTGACCACCAAAACCCGTGGCGATCACGGCATTGGTCTGTATCTTATTGAACATTATGTCACTCAGGCGGGCGGCACCATCGAAGTCGCCGACAACGCGCCGCGGGGAACCATCTTCACCCTGTTTATCCCGGCCGACGCGCCCGCCTGTCCGCAAACGGAGGCCCACAATGCATCATGA
- the rluA gene encoding bifunctional tRNA pseudouridine(32) synthase/23S rRNA pseudouridine(746) synthase RluA, with amino-acid sequence MAMENYNPPQDPWLVILYQDEHIMVVNKPSGLLSVPGRLEEHKDSVMTRIQRDFPQAESVHRLDMATSGVIVVALNKAAERELKRQFREREPKKQYVARVWGHPQPAEGLVDLPLICDWPNRPKQKVCYETGKAAQTEYEVLEYAEDNTARVRLKPITGRSHQLRVHMLALGHPILGDRFYATPEALAMAPRLLLHAETLTITHPAYGNAMTFRAPVDF; translated from the coding sequence ATGGCGATGGAAAACTACAATCCGCCGCAGGATCCCTGGCTGGTGATCCTGTATCAGGATGAGCACATCATGGTGGTCAACAAGCCGAGCGGCTTGTTGTCCGTACCCGGTCGTCTTGAGGAGCATAAAGACAGCGTGATGACGCGCATTCAGCGCGACTTCCCGCAGGCCGAATCGGTGCATCGCCTGGATATGGCCACCAGCGGCGTGATTGTGGTGGCGCTGAATAAGGCCGCGGAGCGTGAGCTGAAACGTCAGTTCCGCGAGCGCGAGCCGAAAAAACAGTACGTCGCCCGCGTCTGGGGCCATCCGCAGCCGGCGGAAGGTCTGGTGGATTTACCGCTGATTTGCGACTGGCCGAACCGGCCAAAGCAGAAGGTGTGCTACGAAACCGGCAAAGCGGCGCAAACCGAGTATGAGGTGCTGGAGTACGCGGAGGACAACACCGCCCGCGTGCGCCTGAAGCCGATTACCGGGCGCTCGCATCAGCTGCGCGTGCATATGCTGGCGCTGGGGCATCCGATCCTTGGCGACCGCTTTTACGCCACGCCGGAGGCGCTGGCGATGGCCCCGCGTCTGCTGCTGCACGCCGAGACGCTCACCATCACCCACCCTGCCTACGGCAACGCGATGACCTTTCGCGCGCCGGTCGACTTTTAG
- the polB gene encoding DNA polymerase II, with translation MTQPQAGFLLTRHWRDTPQGSELSFWLATDDGPLQVTLPPQESVAFIPEAQQAQAERLLQGEKGFRLAPLTLRDFHRQPVVGLYCRAHRQLMRLEKMLRDSGVTVYEGDIRPPERYLMERFITAPVWVEGKTRGSQLVNARMKPNPDYRPPLKWVSLDIETSRHGELYCIGLEGCGQRVVYMLGPEPETPPDVDFELVFIASRPLLLEKLNAWFAEHDPDVLIGWNVVQFDLRVLQKHAERYRIPLRLGRGNSELEWREHGFKNGVFFAQANGRLIIDGIDALKSAFWNFSSFSLEAVARELLGEGKAIDNPWDRMDEIDRRFHEDKPALAIYNLQDCELVTRIFHKTEIMPFLLERATVNGLPADRHGGSVAAFSHLYFPRMHRLGYVAPNLGDVPPQASPGGYVMDSRPGLYDSVLVLDYKSLYPSIIRTFLIDPVGLVEGLAQPDDQHSIEGFLGARFSRDKHCLPGIVGQIWHGRDEAKRQHNKPLSQALKIIMNAFYGVLGTSACRFFDPRLASSITMRGHAIMRQTKALIEAKGYDVIYGDTDSTFVWLRRPHSEAQAAEIGRELVSDVNAWWAQELGKSQLTSALELEYETHFCRFLMPTIRGADTGSKKRYAGMIQEGDAQRMVFKGLETVRTDWTPLAQQFQQELYLRIFRNQPYQDYVRETIARLMNGELDKQLVYRKRLRRPLAEYQRNVPPHVRAARLADEHNVKLGRAQQYQQRGTIKYVWTTSGPEPVDYQQSPLDYDHYLTKQLQPVAEGILPFVNDDFATIVTGQLGLF, from the coding sequence GTGACCCAGCCACAAGCAGGTTTTTTACTCACCCGTCACTGGCGGGACACCCCGCAGGGCAGCGAGCTCTCCTTCTGGCTGGCCACCGACGACGGCCCGCTGCAGGTCACGCTGCCGCCGCAGGAGTCCGTTGCCTTTATCCCCGAAGCGCAGCAGGCGCAGGCTGAACGGCTGCTGCAGGGGGAGAAAGGCTTCCGCTTAGCTCCACTGACCCTGAGAGATTTCCACCGGCAGCCGGTTGTCGGCCTTTACTGTCGCGCCCATCGTCAATTGATGCGTCTGGAGAAGATGCTCCGCGACAGCGGCGTCACCGTCTACGAGGGTGATATCCGTCCGCCGGAGCGCTACCTGATGGAGCGCTTTATTACCGCCCCGGTGTGGGTGGAAGGCAAAACGCGCGGCTCACAGCTGGTCAACGCGCGCATGAAACCGAACCCTGACTATCGCCCGCCGCTGAAATGGGTGTCGCTGGATATCGAAACCAGCCGCCACGGCGAGCTGTACTGCATCGGTCTGGAAGGCTGCGGCCAGCGGGTGGTCTACATGCTGGGCCCCGAACCGGAAACGCCGCCAGACGTCGACTTCGAGCTGGTCTTCATCGCCAGCCGTCCCCTGCTGCTGGAAAAGCTCAACGCCTGGTTTGCCGAACACGACCCTGACGTGCTGATCGGCTGGAACGTGGTGCAGTTCGATCTGCGGGTCCTGCAAAAGCACGCCGAGCGCTATCGTATCCCGCTGCGTCTCGGCCGCGGCAACAGCGAGCTGGAGTGGCGTGAGCACGGTTTTAAGAACGGCGTCTTTTTCGCCCAGGCCAACGGGCGGCTAATTATCGACGGCATCGACGCGCTAAAATCCGCGTTCTGGAACTTCTCCTCCTTTTCACTGGAGGCCGTGGCCCGCGAACTGCTGGGTGAAGGTAAAGCCATTGACAACCCGTGGGATCGGATGGACGAGATCGATCGCCGCTTCCATGAAGACAAACCGGCGCTGGCGATCTATAACCTGCAGGATTGCGAGCTGGTCACGCGGATCTTCCACAAAACGGAGATCATGCCGTTTCTGCTCGAACGGGCGACGGTTAACGGTCTGCCCGCCGATCGCCACGGCGGATCGGTGGCCGCCTTCAGCCATCTCTATTTCCCACGCATGCACCGCCTGGGCTACGTGGCGCCGAACCTCGGCGACGTCCCCCCGCAAGCCAGCCCCGGCGGCTACGTGATGGACTCCCGCCCCGGTCTGTATGACTCGGTGCTGGTGCTGGACTATAAAAGCCTGTATCCGTCGATTATTCGTACCTTTCTAATCGATCCGGTCGGCCTGGTGGAAGGCCTGGCGCAGCCCGATGATCAGCACAGCATCGAGGGCTTCCTCGGCGCCCGCTTTTCGCGCGACAAACACTGCCTGCCCGGCATCGTCGGGCAGATCTGGCACGGCCGCGATGAAGCCAAACGCCAGCATAATAAGCCGCTCTCCCAGGCGCTGAAGATTATCATGAACGCCTTCTACGGCGTGCTGGGCACCAGCGCCTGCCGCTTCTTCGACCCGCGTCTCGCCTCGTCGATTACCATGCGCGGTCACGCGATCATGCGCCAGACCAAAGCGCTAATTGAAGCCAAAGGCTACGACGTTATCTACGGCGATACCGATTCCACCTTCGTCTGGCTGAGACGCCCGCATAGCGAAGCACAGGCAGCGGAGATCGGCCGCGAGCTGGTCAGCGACGTCAATGCCTGGTGGGCGCAGGAGCTTGGTAAAAGCCAGCTGACCAGCGCCCTGGAGCTGGAGTATGAAACCCACTTCTGCCGCTTTTTAATGCCGACGATCCGCGGCGCCGATACCGGCAGCAAGAAGCGCTATGCCGGGATGATTCAGGAGGGCGATGCCCAGCGCATGGTGTTCAAGGGGCTGGAGACGGTACGCACCGACTGGACGCCGCTAGCCCAGCAGTTTCAACAGGAGTTATACCTGCGCATCTTCCGCAACCAGCCGTATCAGGATTATGTGCGGGAGACTATCGCCAGGCTGATGAATGGCGAACTCGACAAGCAGCTGGTTTATCGCAAGCGCCTGCGCCGACCGCTGGCCGAGTATCAACGTAACGTGCCGCCGCACGTGCGCGCCGCGAGGCTGGCGGATGAACACAACGTGAAGCTTGGGCGGGCGCAGCAGTATCAGCAGCGCGGCACCATCAAATACGTCTGGACCACCAGCGGCCCGGAGCCGGTGGATTACCAGCAGTCGCCGCTCGATTACGATCACTATTTAACAAAGCAGTTGCAGCCGGTGGCGGAAGGGATCCTGCCCTTCGTCAACGATGACTTTGCTACAATAGTGACAGGACAGCTGGGGCTATTTTAA
- the citX gene encoding citrate lyase holo-[acyl-carrier protein] synthase, translating into MSVDTPAQAGVSIDALLAAKEQRAARQADWLAHYQQPVISLTLVTPGAVKDSIRYRNMMGVALQACDQLLWKHRWQALDRQVLWLPTGPEALWCVAHPASEIKAMCSTLEQSHPLGRLWDIDVICPHNGQVGRQSLGESQRRCLLCDEPAHACARSRRHDTDLVVARVEQMIDAWFARD; encoded by the coding sequence ATGTCAGTGGATACTCCCGCCCAGGCGGGCGTCAGCATCGATGCATTGCTGGCGGCGAAAGAGCAGCGTGCAGCCCGCCAGGCTGACTGGCTGGCCCATTATCAGCAGCCTGTTATTTCCCTGACCCTGGTGACCCCGGGGGCGGTGAAAGACAGCATTCGCTATCGCAACATGATGGGCGTTGCCCTCCAGGCCTGCGACCAGCTGCTGTGGAAGCACCGCTGGCAAGCGCTGGATCGTCAGGTGCTGTGGTTGCCGACCGGGCCCGAAGCGCTGTGGTGCGTGGCGCACCCGGCCAGCGAAATCAAAGCGATGTGCAGCACGCTGGAGCAGAGCCATCCGCTGGGACGCCTGTGGGATATCGATGTGATCTGCCCACACAACGGGCAGGTGGGACGTCAGTCGCTGGGTGAGTCGCAGCGCCGCTGTCTGCTGTGTGATGAGCCGGCGCACGCCTGCGCGCGCAGCCGTCGCCACGACACCGATCTCGTCGTGGCGCGCGTTGAGCAGATGATTGATGCGTGGTTTGCCCGCGACTAA
- the rapA gene encoding RNA polymerase-associated protein RapA: MPFTLGQRWISDTESELGLGTVVALDARMVTLLFPAIGENRLYSRNDSPITRVMFNPGDTITSHEGWQLHVDKVNEENGLLSYTGTRLDTQEANVTLREVLLDSKLVFSKPQDRLFAGQIDRMDRFALRYRARKFQSEQYRMPWSGLRGQRTSLIPHQLNIAHDVGRRHAPRVLLADEVGLGKTIEAGMILHQQLLSGAAERVLIVVPETLQHQWLVEMLRRFNLRFSLFDDERYAEAQHDAYNPFETEQLVICSLDFVRRSKQRLEHLCDAEWDLMVVDEAHHLVWSEEAPSREYQAIEQLAERVPGILLLTATPEQLGMESHFARLRLLDPNRFHDFAQFVEEQQNYRPVADAVALLLAGNTLSDSELNTLGDLIGEQDIEPLLQAANSDREDAQAARQELVSMLMDRHGTSRVLFRNTRNGVKGFPKRELHTIRLPLPTQYQTAIKVSGIMGARKTAEERARDMLYPEQIYQEFEGDTGTWWNFDPRVEWLMGYLTSHRSQKVLVICAKAATALQLEQVLREREGIRAAVFHEGMSIIERDRAAAWFAEEDTGAQVLLCSEIGSEGRNFQFASNLVMFDLPFNPDLLEQRIGRLDRIGQAHDIQIHVPYLEKTAQSVLVRWYHEGLDAFEHTCPTGRTVYDSVHDELINYLAAPESTDGFDDLIKSCRQQHDALKAQLEQGRDRLLEIHSNGGEKAQALAESIEEQDDDTSLIAFSMNLFDIVGINQDDRGENLIVLTPSDHMLVPDFPGLPEDGCTITFERDVALSREDAQFITWEHPLIRNGLDLILSGDTGSSTISLLKNKALPVGTLLLELIYVVEAQAPKQLQLNRFLPATPVRLLLDKNGNNLAGQVEFESFNRQLSAVNRHTGSKLVNAVQQDVHAILQQGEAQIAKAAQGLIDAARNEADEKLTAELSRLEALKAVNPNIRDDELAAIESNRQQVMDALAQAGWRLDALRLIVVTHQ; encoded by the coding sequence ATGCCTTTTACACTTGGTCAACGCTGGATTAGCGACACAGAGAGCGAACTAGGATTAGGGACGGTGGTAGCGCTGGATGCGCGCATGGTCACTCTCCTTTTCCCCGCCATCGGCGAAAACCGTCTGTACTCTCGCAACGATTCCCCGATCACCCGCGTGATGTTTAACCCGGGCGACACCATTACCAGCCATGAAGGCTGGCAGCTCCACGTTGACAAAGTGAATGAAGAGAACGGGCTGCTGTCCTACACCGGTACTCGCCTGGACACCCAGGAAGCGAACGTGACTCTGCGTGAAGTGCTGCTCGACAGCAAACTGGTGTTCAGCAAGCCGCAGGACCGCCTGTTTGCCGGTCAAATTGACCGTATGGACCGCTTTGCCCTGCGCTACCGTGCGCGTAAGTTCCAGAGCGAGCAGTACCGCATGCCGTGGAGCGGCCTGCGCGGCCAGCGCACCAGCCTGATCCCGCATCAGCTGAACATCGCCCATGACGTGGGCCGTCGTCACGCGCCGCGCGTCCTGCTGGCCGATGAAGTGGGCTTAGGTAAAACCATTGAAGCCGGGATGATCCTGCATCAGCAGCTGCTCTCCGGCGCCGCCGAGCGCGTGCTGATTGTGGTCCCGGAAACCCTCCAGCACCAGTGGCTGGTGGAAATGCTACGCCGTTTCAACCTGCGTTTCTCGCTGTTCGACGACGAACGTTACGCCGAAGCGCAGCACGATGCCTACAACCCGTTCGAAACCGAACAGCTGGTGATCTGCTCTTTAGACTTCGTGCGCCGCAGCAAACAGCGCCTGGAGCATCTGTGCGACGCCGAGTGGGACCTGATGGTGGTCGACGAAGCGCACCACCTGGTGTGGAGCGAAGAGGCGCCGAGCCGTGAATATCAGGCCATTGAACAGCTGGCCGAGCGCGTGCCGGGCATCCTGCTGCTGACCGCGACGCCGGAACAGTTGGGGATGGAGAGCCACTTTGCGCGCCTGCGTCTGCTGGATCCAAACCGCTTCCACGATTTTGCCCAGTTTGTTGAAGAACAACAAAACTACCGCCCGGTCGCCGATGCCGTCGCCCTGCTGCTGGCGGGCAACACGCTGAGCGATAGCGAACTCAATACCCTTGGCGATCTGATCGGCGAGCAGGATATCGAGCCGCTGCTGCAGGCTGCCAACAGCGATCGCGAAGACGCTCAGGCCGCGCGCCAGGAGCTGGTCTCGATGCTGATGGACCGCCACGGCACCAGCCGCGTGCTGTTCCGGAACACCCGTAACGGCGTGAAAGGCTTCCCGAAACGCGAGCTGCACACCATTCGTCTGCCGCTGCCGACCCAGTACCAGACGGCCATCAAGGTCTCTGGCATCATGGGCGCCCGCAAAACCGCGGAAGAGCGCGCGCGCGACATGCTCTATCCGGAGCAGATCTATCAGGAATTTGAAGGCGATACCGGCACCTGGTGGAACTTCGACCCGCGCGTCGAGTGGCTGATGGGCTACCTGACCAGCCATCGCTCGCAGAAGGTCCTGGTGATTTGCGCCAAAGCCGCCACCGCGCTACAGCTGGAGCAGGTGCTGCGCGAGCGCGAAGGCATCCGCGCCGCGGTGTTCCATGAAGGGATGTCGATTATCGAACGCGACCGCGCCGCGGCGTGGTTTGCCGAAGAAGACACCGGCGCGCAGGTGTTGCTGTGCTCCGAAATCGGCTCCGAAGGACGTAACTTCCAGTTCGCCAGCAACCTGGTGATGTTCGACCTGCCATTTAACCCGGATCTGCTGGAGCAGCGTATCGGCCGTCTCGACCGTATCGGTCAGGCACACGATATCCAGATCCACGTTCCATACCTGGAAAAGACCGCGCAGTCGGTGCTGGTGCGCTGGTATCACGAAGGGCTCGATGCCTTCGAACATACCTGCCCGACCGGCCGCACCGTCTACGACAGCGTCCATGATGAACTGATCAACTATCTTGCGGCGCCAGAATCCACCGATGGCTTTGACGATCTGATCAAATCCTGCCGCCAACAGCATGACGCCCTGAAGGCGCAGCTGGAGCAAGGCCGCGACCGTCTGCTGGAGATCCACTCCAACGGCGGTGAGAAAGCGCAGGCGCTGGCGGAGAGCATCGAAGAGCAGGATGACGACACCAGTCTGATCGCCTTCTCGATGAACCTGTTCGATATCGTCGGCATCAACCAGGACGACCGCGGTGAAAACCTGATCGTCCTCACCCCGTCCGACCATATGCTGGTCCCGGATTTCCCGGGCCTGCCGGAAGACGGCTGCACCATCACCTTCGAGCGTGACGTGGCGCTGTCGCGTGAAGATGCGCAGTTCATCACCTGGGAACATCCGCTGATCCGCAACGGTCTGGATCTGATCCTCTCCGGCGATACCGGCAGCAGCACCATTTCCCTGCTGAAGAATAAGGCGCTGCCGGTCGGCACCCTGCTGCTGGAGCTGATCTACGTCGTCGAAGCGCAGGCGCCGAAGCAGCTGCAGCTTAACCGCTTCCTGCCGGCGACCCCGGTTCGCCTGCTGCTGGATAAAAACGGCAACAACCTCGCCGGCCAGGTGGAATTTGAAAGCTTCAACCGCCAGCTGAGCGCGGTCAACCGCCACACCGGCAGCAAACTGGTCAACGCGGTGCAGCAGGACGTTCACGCCATTCTGCAACAGGGCGAAGCGCAGATCGCCAAAGCGGCGCAGGGGCTGATCGACGCAGCGCGTAACGAAGCCGATGAAAAGCTGACGGCGGAGCTGTCGCGTCTGGAAGCGCTGAAGGCGGTGAATCCGAACATCCGTGACGACGAACTGGCGGCGATCGAAAGCAACCGTCAGCAGGTGATGGATGCGCTGGCGCAGGCCGGATGGCGTCTGGACGCGCTGCGTCTGATCGTCGTCACCCACCAGTAA